In the Chlorobium limicola DSM 245 genome, one interval contains:
- a CDS encoding GNAT family N-acetyltransferase has protein sequence MNYPRFSITPLSREHQKSGFCCGSSLLDRYFSERVGQDVRRNLTKCFVVIDNSHERIAGFYTLSAAQIPLLQLPEKLADKMPHYHAVPASRLGRLAIDKSYQGEGLGSALIADALMRSSSSSMAVYALLVDAKDESAATFYLHHGFIPCIGAPHTLFLPLGTVKSL, from the coding sequence ATGAATTACCCTCGATTCTCGATAACCCCCTTGAGCCGAGAGCATCAGAAATCCGGATTCTGCTGCGGTTCAAGCCTGCTCGACCGATATTTTTCCGAACGTGTCGGTCAGGATGTGAGAAGAAATCTCACAAAGTGCTTTGTAGTAATCGATAACAGTCACGAACGAATTGCAGGTTTCTACACACTTTCCGCAGCCCAGATACCGTTGCTGCAACTACCGGAGAAACTGGCCGACAAGATGCCCCATTATCATGCTGTACCGGCATCGAGACTGGGACGACTCGCCATCGATAAAAGCTATCAGGGAGAGGGACTTGGCAGCGCACTCATTGCCGACGCGCTGATGCGCTCATCAAGTTCTTCGATGGCTGTTTATGCCTTGCTGGTCGATGCAAAAGACGAGAGCGCAGCGACGTTTTACCTGCACCATGGATTCATTCCCTGTATCGGTGCACCTCATACATTGTTTCTGCCATTAGGCACAGTCAAGAGCCTCTGA
- a CDS encoding IS3 family transposase, which produces MKARKNWISDKEQLSVSTQCELAGVTRSGYYGQSKSLMPNTEDLELMKLIDEEYTRHPFYGSRRMKQVLLAQGRKVNRKRVQRLMRNSNSVSMMRL; this is translated from the coding sequence ATGAAAGCGCGTAAAAACTGGATCAGCGACAAAGAACAGTTGTCGGTATCTACCCAATGTGAACTTGCCGGAGTAACCCGGTCAGGGTACTACGGGCAAAGTAAAAGCCTCATGCCAAATACTGAAGATCTGGAACTGATGAAGCTTATCGACGAGGAGTACACCCGACATCCGTTTTATGGAAGCCGACGGATGAAGCAGGTCCTGCTCGCCCAAGGGCGCAAGGTCAACCGGAAACGAGTACAGCGCCTGATGCGTAATTCCAATTCTGTTTCAATGATGCGTTTATAA
- a CDS encoding DDE-type integrase/transposase/recombinase: MNSSSRIGLPTILDCSATQVEDWLKEHHPDFPEVTTRTIYSFVQWIRKTYDLPKPKGTPRAYHPVEQLPYGEQAQVDFGEYWMGSADEHNVKVHFMIMLLSRSRRKFVSFSQQPITTRFVLEAHEQAFAFFEGIPHTLVYDQDSTIVSDENRGAILYTEAFRKYLLHRSLKIHLCRKSDPESKGKIEAGVKYVKYNFLPGRRFVNLEVLNQEALLWLERTANAKEHATTRLIPEAEWQVEKQHLRPFEPLPYPISGPVGKEYHVRKDNTISYRGNFYSLPVGTYAGPGTLVVLEVRQNTLCLYAHDGRLLANHPIKSGKGTVVVNNHHRRDTSAKRRELQDSLKPLFTNQEQAELFLESIHNRYPRYSRDQFLHVRNTISGCRQKLIDEALAYCVDHHLFSSGEFHDILHHYRKREEKQSHPTVSNTFRPKTRRSDLNRMLSFVPDSSTITTYETIFSC, encoded by the coding sequence ATGAACAGTTCGTCAAGGATAGGGTTACCGACTATCCTGGACTGCAGTGCAACTCAAGTTGAAGACTGGCTGAAGGAGCATCACCCGGACTTTCCAGAGGTAACGACTCGAACGATCTATTCTTTTGTCCAGTGGATCCGAAAAACCTATGATCTTCCAAAACCGAAAGGAACCCCTCGTGCCTATCATCCGGTCGAGCAACTTCCTTACGGAGAGCAGGCGCAGGTTGATTTCGGTGAGTACTGGATGGGGAGTGCTGATGAACACAACGTGAAGGTTCACTTCATGATTATGCTGCTCTCCCGAAGCCGCAGGAAGTTTGTCAGCTTCAGCCAGCAACCGATTACGACCCGTTTTGTGCTTGAAGCTCATGAACAGGCATTTGCCTTTTTTGAGGGCATACCGCACACACTGGTTTATGATCAGGACTCAACCATTGTTTCCGATGAGAACCGGGGTGCCATCCTTTATACGGAGGCGTTCAGGAAGTACCTGTTGCACCGCAGTCTGAAGATCCATCTCTGTCGGAAAAGCGATCCGGAAAGCAAAGGGAAAATCGAAGCCGGCGTCAAATATGTGAAGTACAACTTCCTGCCGGGGCGACGCTTCGTCAATCTTGAAGTCCTGAACCAGGAAGCGTTGCTCTGGCTTGAACGAACGGCCAATGCCAAAGAACATGCCACAACGCGGCTGATACCTGAGGCAGAATGGCAGGTGGAAAAACAGCATCTTCGTCCTTTTGAGCCCTTACCCTATCCGATTTCCGGGCCTGTCGGTAAAGAGTACCATGTACGCAAAGACAACACAATCTCGTATCGAGGGAATTTCTATAGCCTGCCGGTCGGCACCTATGCAGGGCCGGGGACACTGGTTGTGCTGGAAGTCAGGCAGAACACCCTTTGTCTCTATGCTCATGACGGCAGGTTGCTGGCCAATCACCCGATTAAGAGCGGCAAAGGTACCGTGGTGGTCAACAACCACCACCGACGCGATACTTCCGCCAAACGGCGAGAGTTGCAGGACTCGCTCAAGCCGCTTTTCACCAATCAGGAACAGGCGGAACTGTTTCTTGAAAGCATCCACAACCGTTATCCCCGGTACAGTCGGGACCAGTTCCTGCATGTACGCAATACCATCAGCGGATGCCGGCAGAAGCTGATAGATGAGGCCCTCGCATACTGTGTCGATCATCATCTCTTTTCATCCGGTGAGTTCCATGATATCCTGCACCATTACCGAAAGCGGGAAGAAAAACAGAGTCATCCGACGGTCTCCAACACCTTCCGCCCGAAAACACGCCGAAGCGACCTGAACAGGATGCTCTCGTTCGTGCCGGACAGCAGTACCATAACCACCTATGAAACCATTTTCAGCTGTTAA